The following proteins are encoded in a genomic region of Nitrospira sp.:
- a CDS encoding MarC family protein, producing the protein MPLAEYALLAFSSLFVIVDPIATVPAFLAMTPRDTLQQRLRMARVACLVMVGVLAGFALIGKSLFHLLGITLPAVQVAGALVLLLVALDMLRAQRSPVMETAEETAEASGKDDIAITPLAIPMLAGPAAISTVILLDAQASGWVQRGILLACLPVVGLASYIILALGAKGAKWLTPMAEKIITRLMGLLLAALAVQFLFNGLKGAGGLLQQ; encoded by the coding sequence ATGCCGCTCGCCGAATACGCCCTGCTGGCCTTCAGCTCTCTATTTGTCATCGTCGATCCGATCGCAACGGTGCCGGCCTTTCTTGCCATGACGCCGCGCGATACCCTGCAACAGCGCCTGCGCATGGCCCGCGTCGCCTGCCTGGTGATGGTCGGAGTGCTGGCCGGGTTTGCACTGATCGGCAAATCGCTGTTTCACTTGCTGGGCATTACACTGCCTGCGGTACAGGTCGCCGGGGCACTGGTATTACTGCTGGTCGCCTTGGACATGCTCCGCGCCCAGCGTTCACCGGTCATGGAAACTGCCGAAGAAACCGCGGAAGCCAGCGGGAAAGACGATATCGCCATCACCCCCCTGGCCATCCCCATGCTGGCGGGCCCTGCGGCTATTTCGACCGTCATCCTGCTGGACGCCCAAGCGTCCGGGTGGGTTCAGCGCGGCATCTTGCTCGCTTGCCTTCCGGTAGTCGGTCTGGCAAGCTACATTATCCTAGCGCTCGGGGCGAAAGGGGCCAAATGGCTGACTCCGATGGCAGAGAAAATCATTACGCGGCTCATGGGGCTGTTGCTCGCCGCCCTCGCCGTGCAATTCTTGTTTAACGGACTCAAAGGAGCAGGCGGGCTGTTACAGCAATAG
- a CDS encoding PepSY domain-containing protein produces the protein MKSLTLILTLAIGTVLALGTPAWSDEKKGEEGDIAALAKEAKITIEQAIKTAVEKVPGTVVEAELEKKHDKTIWEVEVLGADGKVTEVHIDAATGTVIDTEAKDKKDEKKKEGKKGK, from the coding sequence ATGAAATCTCTCACACTCATCCTCACACTCGCGATTGGAACAGTGTTGGCGCTCGGCACTCCCGCTTGGAGTGACGAGAAGAAAGGCGAGGAAGGCGATATTGCCGCCTTAGCGAAAGAAGCCAAGATCACGATCGAGCAAGCGATAAAAACCGCCGTGGAGAAAGTGCCCGGCACGGTCGTCGAAGCAGAACTTGAAAAGAAGCACGATAAGACTATCTGGGAAGTCGAAGTCCTCGGCGCGGACGGGAAAGTCACGGAAGTCCACATCGATGCTGCTACCGGCACGGTGATCGATACAGAAGCCAAGGACAAGAAGGACGAGAAGAAAAAAGAGGGGAAGAAAGGAAAGTAA
- the ilvD gene encoding dihydroxy-acid dehydratase: MPKELKMKSHDLLVGPGRAPARAMLKAVGFTDEDLSKPIVGVANTWIEVMPCNFHLRRLSERVKAGIRAAGGTPIEYNTIAVSDGISMGTEGMRASLISREVIADSVELVARGHLFDAVVALSGCDKTIPGTVMGLARLNLPSVMLYGGSIMPGQFQGHDVTIQDVFEAVGKHACGTMTNAELKDLEDHACPGPGACGGQFTANTMAIAFEFLGISAMGRNGVPAMDQHKDDVAFEAGKMVMELLKKDLRPKQIITRKSLENAIAAVATTGGSTNAVLHLLAVAREMGVKLTIDDFDKLNRKVPLLADLKPGGRFTASDLFAAGGTTLVAKRLLDAGILHPNQPTVSGRTIGEEAADAKETAGQQVLRPLSNPIKPTGGLVILKGNLAPEGCVVKVAGHSIMKFQGPAKVFEREEDAFASVKAGKIKAGDVVVIRYEGPSGGPGMREMLGVTAAMVGAGLGDSVALLTDGRFSGATHGLMAGHVAPEAIKGGPIGAVKNGDTITFDIAKRRLDVALTDKEIKARLKKVKHPKPRYTTGVMGKYSRHVSSASEGAVTS; encoded by the coding sequence ATGCCCAAAGAATTGAAGATGAAGAGTCACGATCTCCTCGTTGGTCCAGGCCGGGCGCCGGCACGGGCTATGCTCAAAGCCGTCGGGTTCACCGACGAAGATCTGTCCAAGCCCATCGTCGGGGTGGCCAATACCTGGATCGAGGTCATGCCCTGCAATTTTCACCTCCGGCGGTTGTCGGAACGGGTGAAGGCCGGGATCCGCGCGGCCGGCGGGACGCCGATTGAATACAACACGATCGCCGTCTCCGACGGCATTTCGATGGGGACCGAAGGCATGAGGGCCTCCTTAATCAGCCGGGAAGTGATTGCGGACTCGGTCGAGCTGGTCGCCCGCGGCCATCTGTTCGATGCGGTCGTCGCTCTGTCCGGTTGCGACAAGACCATCCCCGGCACCGTGATGGGGCTCGCCCGATTAAATCTGCCATCGGTGATGCTTTATGGCGGGTCGATCATGCCCGGCCAATTCCAGGGGCACGATGTGACCATTCAAGACGTGTTTGAGGCAGTCGGTAAACACGCCTGCGGGACCATGACGAATGCGGAACTAAAAGATCTGGAAGATCATGCCTGCCCGGGCCCCGGCGCCTGCGGCGGCCAGTTCACCGCCAACACCATGGCCATTGCGTTTGAATTCCTGGGAATATCGGCCATGGGGCGTAACGGTGTGCCGGCCATGGATCAGCACAAGGACGATGTCGCCTTTGAAGCCGGCAAGATGGTGATGGAGCTCCTCAAGAAGGATCTGCGTCCCAAGCAGATCATCACCCGCAAGTCGCTGGAGAATGCGATCGCCGCCGTGGCGACGACCGGCGGCTCGACCAATGCCGTCCTCCACTTGCTGGCTGTCGCCCGGGAGATGGGTGTGAAGTTGACCATCGACGATTTCGACAAACTGAACCGGAAAGTCCCGCTCCTCGCGGACCTGAAGCCGGGCGGTCGATTCACCGCGTCAGACCTCTTTGCCGCAGGCGGGACCACGCTCGTCGCCAAGCGGCTGCTGGATGCCGGCATCTTGCATCCGAATCAGCCGACCGTGTCCGGCCGCACTATCGGCGAAGAAGCCGCCGACGCGAAGGAAACAGCCGGGCAACAGGTGTTGCGGCCCCTCTCGAACCCGATCAAGCCCACCGGCGGCCTGGTCATTCTAAAAGGCAATCTGGCACCGGAAGGCTGCGTCGTGAAAGTGGCCGGCCATTCGATCATGAAGTTCCAAGGCCCGGCTAAAGTATTTGAACGGGAAGAGGATGCCTTCGCATCAGTCAAAGCAGGAAAAATCAAAGCCGGCGATGTGGTCGTGATCCGCTACGAAGGCCCGTCAGGCGGACCGGGCATGCGTGAAATGCTGGGCGTGACCGCGGCGATGGTGGGAGCCGGGCTCGGTGACTCGGTCGCCCTCCTCACCGATGGACGCTTCTCCGGCGCAACTCACGGCCTGATGGCCGGGCACGTGGCACCTGAAGCGATCAAGGGTGGCCCGATCGGCGCGGTGAAGAACGGCGATACGATTACCTTCGATATCGCCAAACGACGGCTGGACGTGGCGCTCACGGACAAAGAAATCAAGGCGCGCCTCAAGAAAGTCAAACATCCCAAACCTCGATATACGACGGGAGTGATGGGAAAGTATTCGCGCCACGTGTCCTCAGCATCAGAGGGAGCAGTGACCAGCTAA
- a CDS encoding trypsin-like peptidase domain-containing protein, with the protein MRYALVFLAALISQGHMSVEAKELTPREIYEQASPAVVMVMGHSDSGKGGSGGTGSIIQADGVVLTNAHVVIEEKTGKPYPRLSVFLKPVRVSGDTKADLARMVRAKLVAYSAPLDLALLKLEGMAAPLPVIDLSDSDRTKIGDRVIAIGHPEQGGLWTLTTGVISAEVDNFNGVKGKHVFQTEASLNRGNSGGPLVDSEGHMIGVNTAIARVAPDGMPITSISFSLKSSVARQWLREQGAASGQLPARSPSGPTRAAAEVPAAQLPMQQPIPVPPPASIQAPAPKMVSPKTQSGPVQPLITPSAPRTYNLDELVSDRSKAEADLDGMILEMRGRMKER; encoded by the coding sequence ATGAGATATGCATTGGTTTTTCTTGCGGCTCTGATTAGCCAGGGGCACATGAGCGTTGAAGCGAAGGAGCTGACCCCGCGCGAGATCTATGAACAGGCCTCACCGGCCGTCGTCATGGTCATGGGCCATTCCGACAGTGGAAAGGGCGGCAGCGGGGGAACGGGCTCGATCATCCAGGCCGACGGCGTCGTGCTGACGAATGCGCATGTGGTCATTGAAGAGAAAACGGGAAAGCCCTATCCGCGACTGTCCGTGTTCTTGAAGCCGGTCCGCGTGAGCGGGGATACCAAAGCCGACCTGGCCCGCATGGTGCGTGCCAAACTGGTGGCCTATTCTGCCCCGCTGGATTTGGCATTGCTCAAGCTTGAGGGCATGGCGGCTCCGCTTCCAGTTATCGATCTAAGCGACTCGGATCGGACGAAGATCGGAGACCGCGTGATCGCGATCGGCCACCCTGAACAGGGAGGGTTGTGGACCCTGACGACGGGAGTGATCAGCGCCGAAGTTGATAATTTCAACGGCGTGAAGGGGAAACATGTCTTCCAAACGGAAGCCAGTTTGAACCGGGGGAATTCCGGCGGCCCGCTCGTCGACAGTGAAGGACATATGATCGGGGTCAATACGGCGATCGCCCGGGTGGCGCCCGATGGCATGCCGATCACCAGCATCAGCTTCTCGCTCAAATCTTCTGTCGCCAGGCAGTGGTTGCGTGAACAGGGTGCTGCCTCAGGTCAGTTGCCAGCGCGCTCGCCGTCTGGGCCAACCCGTGCGGCGGCGGAAGTGCCGGCGGCTCAGCTCCCGATGCAACAACCCATCCCGGTTCCTCCTCCTGCCTCCATCCAGGCTCCGGCACCCAAGATGGTCAGCCCCAAAACCCAGAGCGGGCCTGTTCAGCCGCTCATAACTCCTTCCGCACCTCGTACCTATAACTTGGACGAATTGGTCAGTGATCGAAGCAAGGCCGAGGCCGATCTGGATGGCATGATTTTGGAGATGCGCGGGCGTATGAAGGAGCGGTAG
- a CDS encoding DegT/DnrJ/EryC1/StrS family aminotransferase: MNIPLLDLKAQFQPLRAEIMAAVQTVCDEQGFILGPRVVAFEASLAKYVGARYAIGCASGSDALLLSLMAMGVGQGDEVITVPFTFFATAGAVSRLGAKPVFIDIQPDTFNLDPAQLERAVTSRTKAIIPVHLFGQCADMPAINQIAKAKRLHVIEDACQAIGAGQGGQRAGVLGDTACFSFFPSKNLGGFGDGGMITTNDQGLADALAMLRVHGSRVRYLHEAVGINSRLDTLQAVVLDIKLKYLDQWAEGRRRNAARYDQLFRAAGLLDRVTLPSTKAGNFHVYNQYTVRVSKRDELRAHLKEKGVGTEIYYPLPMHLQSCYQELGYRKGAFPLSERAAEEVMSLPIYAELSDAQLTYVVEMVADFFKRL, from the coding sequence ATGAACATTCCGCTTCTCGATTTGAAAGCTCAGTTTCAGCCGCTTCGGGCTGAGATCATGGCGGCGGTTCAAACGGTCTGCGACGAGCAGGGGTTTATCCTCGGTCCGCGCGTGGTGGCCTTTGAGGCGTCTCTGGCGAAGTATGTCGGTGCTCGGTATGCCATCGGCTGTGCCTCGGGAAGCGACGCGTTGCTGCTTTCGCTGATGGCGATGGGAGTGGGGCAAGGCGACGAAGTGATCACGGTCCCGTTTACATTCTTCGCCACAGCCGGCGCCGTGTCTCGATTGGGTGCGAAGCCGGTCTTTATCGATATTCAGCCGGATACGTTCAATCTTGATCCTGCCCAGCTAGAGCGGGCTGTGACGTCGCGGACCAAGGCTATCATTCCTGTTCATCTATTCGGGCAATGCGCCGATATGCCGGCCATCAACCAGATTGCCAAGGCAAAGAGACTGCATGTCATCGAAGATGCCTGCCAGGCCATCGGGGCCGGACAAGGCGGTCAGCGCGCCGGGGTGTTGGGAGATACCGCCTGCTTCAGCTTTTTCCCTTCGAAGAATCTTGGCGGGTTCGGCGATGGCGGGATGATCACAACTAATGATCAGGGACTCGCGGATGCGCTGGCCATGTTGCGCGTGCATGGAAGCCGGGTGCGCTATCTCCATGAAGCGGTCGGGATTAACAGCCGATTGGATACGCTACAAGCCGTCGTGCTCGATATCAAGCTTAAGTATCTGGATCAATGGGCGGAAGGCCGCCGGCGCAATGCCGCCCGGTATGACCAGTTGTTTCGAGCGGCAGGTTTGCTGGATCGGGTGACATTGCCATCGACGAAGGCGGGCAATTTTCACGTCTACAATCAGTACACCGTGCGGGTCTCGAAGCGAGACGAACTTCGGGCTCATCTGAAAGAGAAGGGCGTCGGGACCGAGATCTATTATCCGCTCCCGATGCATTTGCAGAGCTGTTACCAGGAGCTTGGCTATCGGAAGGGAGCCTTCCCCTTATCCGAACGGGCCGCCGAAGAAGTCATGTCCCTCCCCATCTATGCCGAACTCAGCGACGCCCAATTGACCTACGTGGTTGAAATGGTCGCCGACTTCTTTAAGCGCCTATAA
- a CDS encoding ABC transporter permease: MKVLSIALNTFRENLRDKLLYNLLVFALLMIGSSLLLMRLTLGEFHRLLLDVGLGSINIFGVLIAIFVGIGLVNKEIEKKTIYTIVSKPVARYQFLVGKYLGLTLTLFVNTLIMAGGLLLVLSAQGVPIESVLFKALGLIFMEFMVITAVALLCSTFTSATLSAIFTLATYVIGHLTADLKTFGEKMDEGMRAVVTGLYYVLPNLERFNLKGNVIHHIEVSGTDLMLIVVYGLTYVAFLLMSASIIFQRRDFR; the protein is encoded by the coding sequence ATGAAGGTCTTATCGATTGCGCTCAATACGTTCCGGGAGAACTTGCGCGACAAGTTGCTCTATAACCTGTTGGTGTTTGCGTTGCTGATGATCGGGAGTTCGTTGCTGTTGATGCGGCTGACGCTGGGAGAGTTTCATCGCTTGTTGCTGGATGTGGGACTTGGGAGTATCAATATTTTTGGTGTATTGATCGCGATCTTTGTCGGAATCGGACTTGTCAACAAAGAGATCGAGAAAAAAACGATCTATACCATCGTGTCGAAACCAGTCGCGCGCTACCAATTCTTGGTCGGCAAATACCTTGGTTTAACACTGACCCTCTTTGTCAATACGCTGATCATGGCCGGGGGGCTGTTGCTGGTACTCTCTGCGCAAGGTGTGCCGATTGAAAGTGTGTTGTTCAAGGCGCTGGGGTTGATCTTTATGGAGTTCATGGTCATCACGGCGGTGGCTCTGTTGTGTTCTACCTTCACGAGCGCGACGCTCAGCGCCATTTTCACGCTGGCCACCTACGTGATCGGCCATCTGACGGCGGATCTCAAGACCTTCGGAGAGAAGATGGATGAAGGCATGCGCGCGGTGGTCACAGGGCTCTATTATGTTTTGCCGAATTTGGAGCGATTCAATCTCAAGGGGAACGTCATTCACCATATTGAGGTCTCTGGAACGGACCTTATGCTTATTGTGGTGTATGGATTGACCTATGTCGCATTTCTGTTGATGTCTGCGAGTATCATCTTCCAGCGTCGTGATTTTCGCTAG
- a CDS encoding ABC transporter ATP-binding protein has product MDFQDQPVVQILNLQKVFRIGFWGRRVTAVDQLSLDVRRGEVFGFLGPNGAGKTTTIKMLMGLIYPTSGSASIFGHPVGDPAAKAKLGFLPESPYFYDYLTSQEFLNFYGHLFGLWGATLDKRVDELLELVGMTHARDLQLRKFSKGMLQRVGIAQALINDPELVVLDEPMSGLDPIGRKEVRDLIFRLKESGKTVMFSSHILHDAELLCDRVAMIMKGRLVACGQVSELIEQGATQEVEMVVDRLSPEGLGHLRVLATKVVLNGERVMVVLSSQRQVDESLEVIRAAHAKLVSLTPHKASLEDLFIREARGVQSPVETGV; this is encoded by the coding sequence ATGGACTTCCAAGACCAGCCTGTCGTACAGATTCTCAATTTGCAGAAAGTATTCAGAATCGGCTTCTGGGGCCGGCGTGTCACCGCGGTGGATCAGTTGTCATTGGATGTTCGGCGGGGTGAGGTGTTTGGGTTTCTTGGCCCCAACGGCGCCGGGAAAACGACCACGATCAAGATGCTAATGGGGCTGATCTATCCCACGAGCGGATCTGCCTCAATCTTTGGCCATCCGGTGGGCGATCCGGCCGCGAAAGCCAAACTTGGGTTTCTTCCCGAGTCTCCCTATTTTTATGACTATCTGACTAGCCAAGAATTTCTTAATTTTTACGGTCATCTGTTTGGTCTCTGGGGAGCCACCCTCGACAAGCGCGTGGATGAGTTACTTGAGCTGGTGGGGATGACCCATGCGCGGGATCTTCAGCTGCGCAAATTTTCCAAAGGTATGTTGCAGCGGGTGGGAATTGCACAGGCCTTGATCAATGATCCGGAGCTGGTCGTCCTGGATGAGCCAATGTCCGGTCTTGATCCGATCGGGCGGAAAGAAGTTCGGGACCTGATTTTTCGTCTCAAGGAATCGGGCAAGACGGTCATGTTCAGCTCGCACATTTTGCACGATGCCGAGTTGCTCTGTGACCGAGTCGCCATGATCATGAAGGGCCGATTGGTGGCTTGTGGACAGGTGTCTGAGTTGATTGAACAGGGAGCTACGCAAGAAGTCGAGATGGTCGTCGATCGGCTTTCGCCGGAAGGTCTGGGGCATTTGCGTGTCTTGGCAACAAAGGTGGTGCTGAACGGGGAACGAGTCATGGTTGTGCTGAGTAGCCAGCGTCAGGTCGATGAGTCTCTTGAAGTTATTCGGGCGGCTCATGCCAAGCTGGTCTCGCTGACTCCTCATAAGGCATCGCTGGAGGACCTGTTTATTCGTGAAGCCAGAGGGGTGCAGTCACCTGTGGAGACGGGGGTATGA
- a CDS encoding tetratricopeptide repeat protein, with amino-acid sequence MNTRRCSSVASSLLSPGHMPLCAGRGLLGILIPLVVVACAAAPHPQEATSAGLAPKKPAVAPAPAADASASYHFMLGYQAELAQDNEKAIQEYRAVLKTDPNSRSVKARLAGIYFGLGDLANAARYAEEVGEGTGQDAQQLTQMAGILASAGKPDRALRLLDLAIERDPAQGDAYFPKAIILVNQKRLAEAEQTAKQGLKVSPESPIGHYYLGRIFLESGKQEEALASFDRAIAVNTAFEPAYLAQASLYETRQEREKAIAVLKRYLERVNPNNKDIRQHLIQLYVNTKDYAGGLAELDKMLAEEPGDLDAQLRMALIYGEKREFPKAIELLQAVLKARPAELKVRDYLGYLYEETKEFPKALEAYQFNIQLDPSYADSHMHLGVLQYRLKAYPAAITHLTEATRINPKQPEPFIVLGLAHLQAEQFERSLSAFEEGLRHHPKNADLHFNLGTAYDKLNRFEDVVKSMESALSLDPHHADALNYLGYSYAERGVKVEQALSLTRQAVALKPDNGYYVDSLGWAFYKAGQFNEALTEIKRAVALVGDDPVIYEHLGEIYMKQQKLSDAKEAWLHSLELDPSNEKLVQRFREQGLGDPASEDRIQQAKRRVSEKIQSK; translated from the coding sequence GTGAATACACGACGCTGCTCTTCGGTCGCCTCCTCATTATTGTCCCCTGGTCATATGCCGCTGTGCGCGGGGCGTGGACTGTTGGGCATCCTTATTCCTCTCGTGGTGGTGGCCTGTGCGGCGGCGCCGCATCCGCAGGAAGCCACGTCAGCCGGCCTCGCACCGAAAAAGCCGGCCGTGGCTCCGGCTCCGGCTGCGGATGCTTCAGCGTCGTATCATTTCATGCTGGGATATCAAGCCGAACTGGCCCAAGACAATGAGAAAGCGATCCAGGAATATCGAGCGGTGCTCAAAACCGATCCGAACTCGCGCTCGGTCAAAGCGCGACTGGCCGGAATCTATTTCGGCTTAGGTGACCTGGCCAATGCGGCTCGTTATGCGGAGGAAGTCGGTGAAGGGACCGGTCAGGATGCCCAACAGTTGACGCAGATGGCCGGCATTCTCGCCAGCGCCGGCAAGCCTGATCGAGCGCTTCGCCTATTAGATCTGGCAATTGAACGTGACCCGGCACAGGGCGACGCCTATTTCCCCAAAGCGATTATCCTCGTGAATCAGAAGCGATTGGCGGAGGCCGAGCAGACGGCGAAGCAAGGATTGAAAGTCTCCCCGGAGTCCCCCATCGGCCACTACTACCTCGGGCGGATCTTCCTCGAATCAGGCAAACAGGAAGAGGCGTTGGCAAGCTTCGATCGGGCCATCGCGGTCAATACGGCATTCGAACCGGCGTACCTTGCCCAAGCCTCACTATACGAAACCCGGCAGGAACGAGAAAAAGCGATTGCGGTGCTCAAGCGATATCTGGAACGGGTGAATCCCAATAATAAGGATATCCGCCAACATCTGATCCAGCTCTACGTCAATACCAAGGATTACGCCGGTGGCCTCGCGGAACTCGACAAGATGCTGGCCGAAGAGCCCGGCGACCTCGACGCGCAGCTGCGAATGGCCTTGATCTACGGAGAGAAGAGGGAATTCCCGAAGGCTATTGAGTTGCTCCAGGCGGTGCTGAAAGCGCGGCCTGCCGAACTCAAAGTGCGAGACTATCTTGGCTATCTCTATGAGGAGACGAAGGAGTTCCCGAAAGCGCTGGAAGCGTATCAGTTCAATATTCAGCTCGATCCTTCGTATGCCGACAGCCACATGCATCTTGGAGTGTTGCAGTATCGGCTCAAAGCCTATCCCGCTGCGATCACCCATTTGACCGAAGCGACGAGGATCAATCCCAAGCAGCCTGAACCCTTTATTGTGCTGGGACTCGCGCACCTCCAGGCCGAGCAATTCGAGAGATCCTTGAGTGCCTTTGAAGAAGGCCTTCGCCATCATCCGAAGAATGCGGATCTGCATTTCAACTTGGGGACTGCGTACGATAAGCTCAACCGCTTTGAGGATGTGGTGAAGTCGATGGAGTCGGCCCTGAGTCTGGACCCGCACCACGCCGATGCCCTGAATTATCTCGGGTATAGCTATGCAGAGCGGGGCGTCAAGGTGGAGCAGGCCTTGTCATTGACCAGGCAGGCGGTCGCGCTTAAACCCGACAACGGATACTATGTTGATAGTCTTGGGTGGGCGTTCTATAAGGCGGGGCAATTCAATGAAGCGCTGACCGAGATCAAGCGCGCAGTCGCACTGGTGGGTGACGATCCGGTGATTTATGAGCATCTCGGCGAAATTTATATGAAGCAACAGAAGTTATCGGATGCGAAGGAAGCGTGGCTCCATTCACTGGAACTTGATCCTTCGAACGAAAAGCTGGTTCAACGCTTCCGCGAGCAGGGTCTTGGTGATCCTGCCAGCGAGGATCGTATCCAGCAGGCCAAACGTCGCGTATCAGAGAAGATACAGTCTAAATAA
- the dnaB gene encoding replicative DNA helicase, with protein MKPFATVDLSQPKLPPQNLEAEQSVLGAILLDNQAMPKAMELLVEENFYRTAHRKVYRAMLDLADVGEVIDQITLTERLKAKGELESIGGAAFLAELVQSVSSSANIRYHCKIVRDKAVARELIHTSTEVLTKGYEGTTSIDDLLDFAERSVFSIAQGKLERSFTPINDIIKESLDLVDKLSKRKEHVTGVPTGYYDLDDLTAGLQPSDLVIVAARPSMGKTSLALGFATHAAIHAKAVVGIFSLEMSKPQIVLRMLSSEARVDSHGLRTGKLQKEDWWRLAEAAGRLEQAPIYIDDTGGITVQQMRGKARRLKAEKGLDLLIVDYLQLMQGRSDSESRQQEISDISRSLKALAKELNVPVVALSQLSRAVEARKPPIPMLADLRESGAIEQDADVVMFIYREDVYDQNSERKGIAEIIISKHRNGPIGKRDLFFQDRFAKFESLDARES; from the coding sequence ATGAAGCCGTTCGCGACCGTCGATCTTTCCCAGCCGAAATTGCCGCCGCAGAATCTTGAGGCCGAGCAGTCCGTATTGGGCGCTATCCTGCTGGACAACCAGGCCATGCCGAAAGCGATGGAACTGCTTGTCGAAGAGAATTTCTACCGCACGGCCCATCGCAAAGTGTATCGGGCGATGCTCGACCTAGCCGATGTCGGGGAAGTCATCGACCAGATCACGCTGACTGAACGGTTGAAAGCAAAGGGGGAGCTGGAATCGATCGGAGGCGCGGCCTTTCTTGCTGAGTTGGTCCAGTCGGTATCCAGTTCCGCGAACATTCGGTATCACTGCAAGATTGTGCGCGACAAAGCGGTGGCACGGGAGCTCATTCACACTTCGACGGAAGTGCTGACAAAAGGCTATGAAGGGACGACTTCCATTGACGATCTGCTCGACTTTGCCGAGCGCTCGGTCTTCAGTATCGCCCAAGGCAAACTGGAACGATCATTTACCCCGATCAACGACATCATCAAAGAGAGTCTTGATCTCGTCGACAAGCTGTCGAAGCGGAAAGAGCATGTTACGGGAGTTCCGACGGGGTACTACGATCTGGACGATCTTACCGCGGGGCTTCAGCCGTCCGATCTCGTCATCGTGGCGGCTCGTCCCAGTATGGGCAAGACCAGTCTGGCCTTGGGGTTTGCGACGCATGCCGCAATCCACGCCAAGGCGGTGGTCGGTATCTTCAGTCTCGAAATGTCCAAGCCGCAAATAGTGTTGCGCATGTTGAGCTCGGAAGCGCGGGTCGATTCGCACGGACTCCGGACGGGTAAGCTGCAAAAAGAAGATTGGTGGCGGCTGGCCGAAGCCGCAGGCAGGTTGGAGCAAGCGCCGATCTATATTGATGATACGGGTGGGATTACCGTCCAGCAGATGCGCGGGAAGGCCCGCCGTCTCAAAGCGGAGAAGGGGCTGGATCTTCTGATCGTGGACTATCTCCAGCTCATGCAGGGGCGGAGTGATTCCGAGTCGCGGCAGCAGGAAATCTCCGACATCTCCCGGTCGCTGAAGGCGTTGGCGAAAGAGCTGAATGTGCCGGTGGTGGCGCTCTCGCAGCTCAGCCGCGCCGTAGAGGCGAGGAAGCCGCCGATCCCGATGCTGGCCGACTTGCGTGAGTCCGGCGCAATCGAACAGGACGCCGACGTGGTGATGTTTATCTATCGCGAAGATGTCTATGACCAGAACTCTGAGCGGAAGGGCATTGCTGAGATTATTATCAGCAAGCATCGAAACGGTCCGATCGGAAAGCGGGATCTGTTCTTCCAGGATCGGTTTGCCAAATTTGAAAGCCTCGACGCTCGCGAATCGTGA